The DNA window CCACTTCGGGCGATACGAGTGGTTCGACGTCGGGTGGATCCACCGGTGGCAGTACGACATCTGGTGGTACATCAGGAGGTGGTGGTACGTCGGGCGGCACCACGACCGGTGGTGGGTCCGATGGTTCGACGAGCGGTGGCCAGTCGGGCGGTTCGACCGGTGGTGATGCGTCCGGTGGTTCGACGGGCGGTGGCCAGTCGGGCGGTTCGACCGGTGGTGATGCGTCCGGTGGTTCGACGGGCGGTGGCCAGTCGGGCGGTTCGACCGGTGGTGATGCGTCCGGTGGTTCGACGAGCGGTGGCCATTCGGGCGGCACGACCAGCGGTGGTACGTCTGCTGGCTCGCCGAGCGGCGGTACCTCCGGCGGTTCGACCGGCGGCATGTCGTCGGGCACCTCCTCCGGCGGAACCAGCCACGGCGCGTCGACATCCGGCGGCAGTACCAGCTCCGGCGGCCGCTCCTCCGGCGGCATCTCTTCGGGCGCTTCCGGCTCCGGCGGGTCGGGCGGATCGGGCGGCTCCAGCAGTGGCGGAGCCCGTAGATAACCACCGCGTCCGTGACCACAACCGACCGAAGGTCGTACAGCAGGCGGCCGCGCCACTTCGCATGCCACACAGCCACATCGCATGAACCATCTTCGGGCGACCGGACAAGGCGGGCAGCTCAGATTGTCGAGCTTCGATTCGGTCGTGTCCCGTATCGGTGCGCGGTGGGGTGTCCGGTACTTCGATATCCAGTGGCAGTGCCAGCTCTGGCGGTGGCGGAGCCCGTAGATAATTGCCGCCGTCCGTGACCACAACCGGCCGAAGGCCGCGCAGCAGGCGGCCGCGTCACTTCGCCTCCACACAGCCGCATCGGATCGCACCACTACTCTTTGGCACCGGAGTGCGCGGGCAGTCCGATGATAGGGATCGAGGTCGCGCCGACATATGTTCCGTACGCGTAATCGGCCGCATGCGATGTGGCGTGCGGTAGCGCGTCGCGCGATCCCGGAGGGCGCAGCAGGTTTCGGGCCAAGCGTGCACCCACACCTGTTCCATCGTGGGGCGAGCAGCAGCGCGCTGTGCAATTCCTGACCGCACAGCTGGTGTCGGGCGGGGGCTGCCACTGCATGCTCCGGTATACCTCAGACCGTGCTCGGCGCGGGTGCTGCACAGCTGGTTTCGAGCTACCCGATCGTGGGCCGCCGCTGGGTGCCGGTGGCCGGTCTGGCCTGGCTTCTGGAATCGCCTGCGCATCCTTTTGCCGGATCGCCGCGTGCGATGTGGCGGGTGGTGGTGCTGGGCGAGCGCTGGCCGTTGCCGCGGTGCCGGTAGCTGGGTTCGGTTGATCGCGTCCGGCGTCGTTTGCGCGCAGCGAGTGTCCCCGGGGTGGTGGGTGCGCTGCGCGCAGAGTTGGCGATCATCGTGTGGCTTCGTAGCGAACTGTCTGGCGGTCGGCGTATGTAGCTCTGCGACGGTGCGTGGGCGGAGTCGTTGCCAAGATGTGCACATTCGGACCGGTCGAATTTGAATGACGCCGAGTGCCATAGCGATGCACAATGGGTTGGTGGTAGATGGGGGACCTCAGCTTATTGCGCTGGATGTCGACGGAACGCTGCTGCAGCCGGGATCACCGGTCAGTGAACGCGTGGTCGATGCCGTGCGTGCGGCGGTGGACGCGGGTGCGTATGTGGTCGTGACGACTGGGCGGACGTTGATGACGACGCGTCCGGTGCTGGAGGAGCTCGGCCTGGTCGAGGGACATGCGTTGTGCTCCAACGGCGCAGTGCACATCGACGTGGCGAAGGGGGAGCCGCTCGCGGTGCAGGCGTTCGATCCGGGGCCCGCGGTGGCCGCGTTGCGGGCACTGTTTCCGGAGATGATCTTCGCGGTGGAGAAGGTCGGCGTCGGCACCTGGGCGACCGGGATCAGCCCGGGCGAATTCTCCATCGGTGAATACGTTCTCGTCGATGACGGTGCACTGAGCAGTGAGCCGACTCCGCGGCTGAACGGGTGGTGGCCGGAGGGCTCATTGGAGGAGATGCTGCGGCTGCTCGCTCAGCTGCGCGTGCCCGGCGCGAGCTGGGTGCACGGCGAATTCGGCCCGTGGCTCACCGTTTCGCGCCGTGGCGTCTCCAAGGGTTGGGCACTGGAGCGTCTGCGCGCCGCACTCTGCATTCCCCGCGCCGCCACCCTCGCCATCGGCGACGGCTACAACGACCGCGAAATGCTGCACTGGGCAGGCCATTCCGTAGCGATGGCGAACGCACCGAACGAAGTCCGCGACTGGGCGGACGAAGTCGCCGACGACGTAGCCGACGACGGCGTCGCCAAAATCCTGGAACGCTGGTTCGGCCCCTAACCCAACCTGGTCAGAGACTCACCATGCGCTGGTGCAGGCAAACACCGAACTGCACCAGCGCATTCTCGACGGATTGTGGTGTCGGCACCTGCCGGGGAGCTACGCGGATCCTGTCTTTGTGAGGATCTCGAGGTAGTGGGGGTTTTGCATGATGCCGAGGATGTTTCCGAAGGGATCCACTACGGATGCGGTGATGAAATCGCCGTCGCCGTGGGGGGTGATCGGGTCGTACTCTTTGGCCCCCAGTGCCAGGAGGCGGTCGAAACTTGCTTGCAGGTCGTCGACGTGCCAGTGCAGGATGGCGCCGCCGGGGGCGTTGTGTGCGCCGGATGGTGCGAACTTGCGGTTGATGATGCCGAGTTCGTGCTGATAGTCGCCGATGCGGAACTCGTAGTACCCGCCGGGGACGGTGTAGTAGGGCTCGAAGCCGAGTACCTCGGTGTACCAGCTCTTCGCGGCCTCGAGGTCGTCGGCATAGAACGAAACGGTGGCCATTCCTCGCAACATCTTGGTCTCCTGTCGGGGTGTTCCTTGCTTGTGTGATCCATCATTCCGCTCAAAGTGCTCACCGAATGAGCACTTTTTTCGGCAGAATTGTGATCATGCGAGCGGACCGATTGGTGGCGACCCTGCTGTTGATGCAGACGCGTGGACGAGTGACGGCCGCCGAGATCGCCGCCGAACTCGAGGTATCGGTCGCCACCGCGCGCCGCGACCTGGAGGCGCTCTCCGCGGCGGGTGTCCCGGTCTATCCGCAACCGGGCCGCGGTGGTGGCTGGTCGCTGGTCGGTGGCGCGCGCACCGATCTCAGCGGCCTGACCGAACCGGAGGCTCGCGCGCTGTTCCTGCTGGCCGGGCCGTCGGCGAGCGCGGTGCCGGAACTGAAGTCGGCGCTGCGAAAGTTGGTGCGCGCCTTGCCGCAAACGTTCCGCACCGATGCCGAGGCCGCGGCCGACGCGGTGGTGATCGATCCAGCGCGCTGGGGTGAACACGACCAGGCGCGGCCGAAGCTCGTCGAACTCCTGCAGCGCGCGGTCGTCGAACGCCGCAAGGTGCGGATGGAATACGAGCGGGCGGGTGAGCGAAGCGAGCGCGTTGTCGATCCGTGGGGCCTGGTCGACAAGGACGCTGTCTGGTATCTCGTCGCGGGCACCGACCGCGGCCGGCGCACCTTCCGCGTCGATCGCATCGTGGACGCCGTGATCACCGATGAAATCGCCCACCGCCCAGCGGATTTCGACCTGTCCATGGCTTGGGAGGAGGTGGTCGGCGAGGTCGAACAACGTCGCGCCGCCACGTCCGCCACCGCACTCATCGCGCCGCGACTTCTTCCGATCCTGCGCAAACAGCAGGGCCGTCATTGTGAGGTGGACGGTCCGGTCGCCGACGGACGCGTACAGGTCCGCGTCACCGCCCCGACACCCCGCATGATCGCGCAGCAATTGGCGGGCTGGGGAGCCGAAATCGAGGTGCTCGCACCGCAATCGGTGCAGGCGGAGCTGGCGGTGCTCGGTGCTGAACTCGTCAACCGATACGGCGAGTGATTTCGCCTGCGCGCTCGCACCACAATCGGTGCAGCCGAGTTGGCCGTGCTCGGTGCCTACACCCGTCGACAGATACGGCGAGTCGATCGTGGAACGCGCGCACCATCTCACTGGCCAGCACCGCGTGTCCGCTCATCGTGAAATGAATCAGGTCGGCGCTCATCAGGTCCGGCCGCAGTCGCAGCGGATGGTCCCAGAGCTCCACCAGGATCGCGTCGTAGCGGATGGCCATTTCGCGCACGATGTCGTTGAGTGCCGACATCCGTTCCCGCATCGGGCGCATCGGCGCCATCCGTTCCGCCTCCCACACATCGGCGAGGGTGAAGGTGCTGACCTGGGCTCCGCTGCGGGCCAGCGTGCCGAACAGCGCGTCGAGGTTGGCGCGCAGCTCGTCTAGACCGCCGCCCGCGACGAACAGATCGTTGCCGCCGCAGCTGAGATGCACCAGATCGGGCTCGAATTCGAGCACGCGCGGCAGCTGGTCGGCGAGTACCTGCGCGGACGTCGCGCCGATCCGACCGGTATTCAGATATGCCAGAGCCGGATTCGCCGTCGTCAAGCTCGTGGCGACGCGATCGGCCCACCCGGCGGTGTCGTAGCCGGGACTCGGGTCGCCGACGCCCTGGGCGATCGAATCCCCGAGTACCGCATAGCGCTGCCAGGGCGCGTCGGCGAGCAGATCGCGTGCCGCGGTGGGCGACAGCAGCATCGGGTCATTGGCTTCGGTACGGATATCGTTGTGCATCAAGGTAACTCCTAGCTCTGAGCGGGAACGGCGACGGCGGGAACCGGGATGCGTGCCGGAATCGCCATCACCAGTGCGGCCACCGCGCCGATGCCCGCGCAGACGGCGAACAGCGTGTGGAAGGCGGTCAGCGCATCGTCGGTGTTGGCGGCGAATACCGCGGCCAGCACCGCGACGCCCAGCGCGCCGCCGACCTGCCTGGCCGTCAGATTCATCCCGATACCAGCGGCGAAGCGTTGCGGCGGAAGGGAACTCGCGGCGGCGGTGCCGAGTACCGTCACCACGATCCCGACGCCACCGCCGCCGAGCAGTCCCGCCGGAATCCACGCCGACCACAGCGCCGGTGTCGGCCCGAAGGTGCTCATCCAGAGCGTGGTGCCGGTGTACATCAACGCGCCGAGGACGCCGATCCAGCGCCGGGCGGTCGGCGCGGTGACGCGACCGGCGATCGTCGCGGTCACCATCGAGGACACCGCGCCGACGGTCAGCGCGGCCGCCGAACCGAGCACCGAATAGTGCCAGATCGCATCGAGGAACAGCGGACCGGCGAGCAGCCAGGCGAACATGGTCGCGCCGAAGACGAACGAGGCGGCATTGGCCAGCGCGTACGGACTGCTCTGCCACAGCTCGACCGCGATGGCCGGATTGTGGTGGCGTGCGGAGCGAATCAGCGCGGCCAGGACCAGCAGCGCGCCGACGCCGAGTGCGGCCAGAGTGCCGGGCGCAGTCCAACCCCAGCGCTGCCCCTCGGTGACACCGGCGACCAGACCGCCGAGGCCGAGCGCGATGGCGACGGTGCCGAGCGGGTCGGGCAGCGCACTGCCCGGCTGCCGGGTATCGGGCACCGGAATGCGCAGTCCGGGCACGATGAGCGCTAGCGCCACCGGAATATTGATCACGAACACCGCCCGCCAGCCGAACGACTCGACCAGCGCGCCGCCGATCGCCGGACCCACTACGGCGGCGAAACCGCCTGCGGCAGACCAGGCTCCGATGGCCGCGCCGATCTTCTCGCGCGGGGTGACGCTGAGTACCAAGCCGAGCGCGGACGGCACCATGAGCGCCGCCGTCCCGCCTTGCAGCAAGCGACCCGCGATGAGCCAGCCCGCGGTGGGTGCGAGCCCGCACAGCAGCGAGGTCAGCGCGAACCCGGCCAGCGCGATCAGGAACAGCCTGCGCCGTCCGAGGGTGTCGGCGAACCGGCCCGCCGGGGTGAGCAATGCCGCGAAGGCGATCGCGTATCCGCTGACCACCCAGGTCAGCGTGGTGGTCGCGGTATCGGGAAAGTCGCGGGCGATCGACGGGAAGGCGATATTGACGACGGAGAGATCGAGGAACGCGATAAATGCCGCGCCGCAAGCGATTACGAGCGTGCGGACGGCGGTTTTCGCGGCCTGCGGCGGGGCGATCCGCGCGGACACTTCGGTCATGGGGAGATCCTTCGACGGAGGCGGAAACTAAACGTACGATCGTTCGTGTAATAAACGTACGACCGTACGTTCGTATTTGCAACCCCGGAGTGGAACAATGGGAACCATGGCCGAGTCGACAACCACCGCGGAACACCCCGATCAGCGCCTCGCCAAAGGCGCCAGGTCCAGAGCGTCGATCGCCAGACACGCCGCCGACGTGGCCTCCGTAGAGGGCCTGACCGGGGTGAGCATCGGCCGACTCGCCACCGACCTCGGCATCAGTAAAAGCGGCATAGCCACCCTGTTCGGCACCAAGGAAGCCCTTCAGGTCGCCGCCGTGCGGGTCGCCCGCGAGGCCTTCGTCGAACGAGTGATCGCCCCGAGCCTCGCCGAGCCACGCGGCCTACCGCGCCTGCGCGCCCTCATAGACCGCTGGTTCGACCACATCACCGACCCCACCTTCCCCGGCGGCTGCTTCCGGGTGGCCACCATCGCCGAATTCGACAGCAAACCCGGCCCCGTCCGCGACGCCATCGCCGAAGACCGCCGAGACTGGCTGGCCTTCCTCGCCAAACAAATCCGCCAAGCCCAGGAAGAAGGCCACCTCCGCACCCGCACCCCCGAAGCCACCGCCTTCGAACTGGATGCCGTAATCAGCGCCGCCAACACCGCCCACCAAATGGGCGACACCACCGGCGTCAGCACCGCCCGCACCATCGTCGAAAGCCTGCTCGACTGAAGCCGCGGAAAATGGCGTGCCGGTGGTCGCCGAGGTCAGGCCGAGAGGCTCAGGGTGCTGGTGAGCGCGATGTCGTAGCGATCCAAGACCATGTCGGTCAGGGCCGGATGGGGGCCGATGACCTGTGCGTGCACCACGGCGGGCGCGGCGGCCACGAGACGATCCGTCAGCAGGCCGGGCGCGAGGAACCAGGGTGCGACCAATGTGTGTTCGGCACCTCGCGCGCGCAACCGTGAAATAGCTTGGGTGACAGTAGGTTCGGTGGTGGCGAAGCAAATCTCGGTGCGCCAGCCGGTCAACGCGGCCAGTCGTCGCGCCACCTCGGCTGTGCGCGCGTTCGCCGCACTCGACGACGAACCAACGGCGGCCACCGCGATTCCGGTGCGGCCGCTGCGATCCAACCGGCCGACCTCGGGGCTCGCCTGCAGCACTCGATCCCGCAGCGCCGAGATCAGCCGAGGATCCGGGCCGAGGACATCGGCTTGCGTGAGATGCAGTCGCGGATGGCGAGTATGTGCCGCGGCCAGCAGTCCGGGTAGATCCACCCGAGCGTGGAAAGCGCTGCCCAGCAATAGCGGTACCACCACCGCGTGCGTATGCCCCTGCGCCGCAACGGCATCCACGACCTGCTCGACCGAAGGCGTGTTCAGATCGAGGAACGCCAGCCGAACATCGAGATCCGGTCGGGCAGTGGCGATACCGGCGACGACCGCCGACATGGTGGCCGCCGACCGCGGATCACGACTGCCGTGTGCCACCGCGATCAGGGCGGGCCGGTGGTCGCGACCCGGCCCGGCCTGGAGCAGTTCGAGCTGCGCCCACATCGACCGACCGCCCGGCAGCCGAGCAACCGAGCCGATACCGCCGGACGGACTCACCTCAGGCCCCGACCTCGACCGCTGTCAGCACATCGCCGACCAGCCCCGCGGCCAGCGTATTTCCGCCCGCCGGATCGATGAGCAGGAAGCTGCCGGTGTACCGGTTGACGCGGTAGTCGTCGGCCGCGATGGGTTCGGCGACACGCACGGAGATCCGGCCGATATCGTTGAGCTCCAACGACTCCGGGTTCGGCGCCGCAGTCAGATTCTGCTCGTCGAAACGCTCGACGAGTGCGCCGACGATGGCCTGCGTGGTACGGGCGCCGTGCTTGAGCAGCAGCCGGGCGCCGGGGCGCAGTGGCTTATCACCCAGCCAGCAGACGGTCGCGTCGAACGAGTCGATCGGTTCCGGGGCGTCGGCGGGGGAGGCGATGATATCGCCGCGCGAGATGTCCACGTCATCGGTGAGGATCAGCGTGACGCTGCG is part of the Nocardia sp. NBC_00565 genome and encodes:
- a CDS encoding HAD family hydrolase translates to MVDGGPQLIALDVDGTLLQPGSPVSERVVDAVRAAVDAGAYVVVTTGRTLMTTRPVLEELGLVEGHALCSNGAVHIDVAKGEPLAVQAFDPGPAVAALRALFPEMIFAVEKVGVGTWATGISPGEFSIGEYVLVDDGALSSEPTPRLNGWWPEGSLEEMLRLLAQLRVPGASWVHGEFGPWLTVSRRGVSKGWALERLRAALCIPRAATLAIGDGYNDREMLHWAGHSVAMANAPNEVRDWADEVADDVADDGVAKILERWFGP
- a CDS encoding VOC family protein → MLRGMATVSFYADDLEAAKSWYTEVLGFEPYYTVPGGYYEFRIGDYQHELGIINRKFAPSGAHNAPGGAILHWHVDDLQASFDRLLALGAKEYDPITPHGDGDFITASVVDPFGNILGIMQNPHYLEILTKTGSA
- a CDS encoding helix-turn-helix transcriptional regulator, coding for MRADRLVATLLLMQTRGRVTAAEIAAELEVSVATARRDLEALSAAGVPVYPQPGRGGGWSLVGGARTDLSGLTEPEARALFLLAGPSASAVPELKSALRKLVRALPQTFRTDAEAAADAVVIDPARWGEHDQARPKLVELLQRAVVERRKVRMEYERAGERSERVVDPWGLVDKDAVWYLVAGTDRGRRTFRVDRIVDAVITDEIAHRPADFDLSMAWEEVVGEVEQRRAATSATALIAPRLLPILRKQQGRHCEVDGPVADGRVQVRVTAPTPRMIAQQLAGWGAEIEVLAPQSVQAELAVLGAELVNRYGE
- a CDS encoding SGNH/GDSL hydrolase family protein, which encodes MHNDIRTEANDPMLLSPTAARDLLADAPWQRYAVLGDSIAQGVGDPSPGYDTAGWADRVATSLTTANPALAYLNTGRIGATSAQVLADQLPRVLEFEPDLVHLSCGGNDLFVAGGGLDELRANLDALFGTLARSGAQVSTFTLADVWEAERMAPMRPMRERMSALNDIVREMAIRYDAILVELWDHPLRLRPDLMSADLIHFTMSGHAVLASEMVRAFHDRLAVSVDGCRHRARPTRLHRLWCERAGEITRRIG
- a CDS encoding MFS transporter; protein product: MTEVSARIAPPQAAKTAVRTLVIACGAAFIAFLDLSVVNIAFPSIARDFPDTATTTLTWVVSGYAIAFAALLTPAGRFADTLGRRRLFLIALAGFALTSLLCGLAPTAGWLIAGRLLQGGTAALMVPSALGLVLSVTPREKIGAAIGAWSAAGGFAAVVGPAIGGALVESFGWRAVFVINIPVALALIVPGLRIPVPDTRQPGSALPDPLGTVAIALGLGGLVAGVTEGQRWGWTAPGTLAALGVGALLVLAALIRSARHHNPAIAVELWQSSPYALANAASFVFGATMFAWLLAGPLFLDAIWHYSVLGSAAALTVGAVSSMVTATIAGRVTAPTARRWIGVLGALMYTGTTLWMSTFGPTPALWSAWIPAGLLGGGGVGIVVTVLGTAAASSLPPQRFAAGIGMNLTARQVGGALGVAVLAAVFAANTDDALTAFHTLFAVCAGIGAVAALVMAIPARIPVPAVAVPAQS
- a CDS encoding TetR/AcrR family transcriptional regulator, encoding MAESTTTAEHPDQRLAKGARSRASIARHAADVASVEGLTGVSIGRLATDLGISKSGIATLFGTKEALQVAAVRVAREAFVERVIAPSLAEPRGLPRLRALIDRWFDHITDPTFPGGCFRVATIAEFDSKPGPVRDAIAEDRRDWLAFLAKQIRQAQEEGHLRTRTPEATAFELDAVISAANTAHQMGDTTGVSTARTIVESLLD
- a CDS encoding sirohydrochlorin chelatase yields the protein MWAQLELLQAGPGRDHRPALIAVAHGSRDPRSAATMSAVVAGIATARPDLDVRLAFLDLNTPSVEQVVDAVAAQGHTHAVVVPLLLGSAFHARVDLPGLLAAAHTRHPRLHLTQADVLGPDPRLISALRDRVLQASPEVGRLDRSGRTGIAVAAVGSSSSAANARTAEVARRLAALTGWRTEICFATTEPTVTQAISRLRARGAEHTLVAPWFLAPGLLTDRLVAAAPAVVHAQVIGPHPALTDMVLDRYDIALTSTLSLSA